The Streptomyces sp. GSL17-111 region TTCGACCCGCGGCGCAAGCTGATGTCCACGGTGCAGGCGGGTGCCACCGGCTATCAGGTCTGCGTCAAGGGGGCGCCCGTGGAGCTGCTGGCGCGGTGCACCGAGGCGGAGTGGGAGGGCCGACGCGGGCCGCTGACCACGCGGGACCGGGCGGCGGTCGTCGCGGCGGGTGACGGTCTGGCGCGGCAGGGGCTGCGGGTGCTGGCCGTGGCCCGGCGGGCGACGCGGGGCCCCCGCCCCGCGCGGGAGGACGCCGAGTCCGGCCTCACGCTGCTGGGCCTGGTGGGGATGCTGGACCCGCCGCGCCCCGAGGTCACCGAAGCGGTCTCCGCGTGCCGACGGGCGGGCGTCCGGATCGTCATGGTCACCGGGGACCACCCGCTGACCGCCGAGGCCGTGGCGCGCCGGGTGGGGATCGTGCGCGGGCCCGACCCGGTGGTGGTGACGGGGGCCCGGCTCGACGCGCTGGACGACGCGGGGCTGGCCGCGCTGCTCGCCGAGCCGGCGGAACTCCTGCTGTGCCGGGTCGCCCCGGAGCACAAGACGCGGGTGGTCACCGCGTTCCAGCGGCGCGGGGACGTGGTGGCGGTCACGGGGGACGGGGCGAACGACGCCCCCGCGCTCAAGCACGCGGACATCGGGGTGGCGATGGGCGCCACCGGGACGGACGTGGCCCGGCAGGCGTCCTCGATGGTGCTGCTGGACGACTCGTTCGCCTCCATCGCGGCGGCGGTGCGGCTGGGCCGGTCCGTCTACCAGAACATCCGCCGGTTCCTGATCTACGTCTTCAGCAGCAACGTCGGTGAGCTGGGCCCGATCCTGGCCGCGACGTTCGCCGGGTTCCCGCTGGTGCCCGTCAGCGCGGTGCAGATCCTGGCCATCGACCTGGGCTCGGACGTGCTGCCGGCCTCGGCGCTGGGCGCGGAACGGCCCGAGCCGGACGTGATGGACCGCCCGCCCCGCTCCCCGCGCGAGCGCCTGTTCTCCCGGGCCGTGGTGGGGCGCATCCTGTTCCTCGGCGGCATCCAGGCGCTCGGGGTGTGCGCCGTCTTCTTCTGGCACGTCCAGGCCTCCGGCGTCCCGTACGGCGACTTCACCGAGGACCACCCCGTCTACCGGGAGGCCGTCACCCTGGCGCAGGGCGGCATCGTGCTCAGCCAGTTCTTCGTGGCCCTCGCGGTGCGCACGGACCGTGAGAGCGTCCTGCGGGCCGGGCTGCTGTCCAACCCGGCCCTCCTGGCGGCCGGCGGCCTCGGGGTCGCCCTGATGGTCGCCATCAGCTACGCGCCGCCGTTGCAGGCGGTCTTCAACACGGCCCCGCTCGACGCCGCCGACTGGGCGGTCCTTGCCGGGCTGGGCAGCCTGCCCCTGCTCGCGGACGAGTGCCGCAAGGGGTGGCTGCGCCGCCGCGCGGGCCGCCGGGAACGCCGGGAACGCCGGGAACGCCGGGAACGCCGGGAAGGAGTGCCGCTGTGAAGGTGATCATCGTCGGCTGTGGTCAGGTCGGCCGGGCGCTCGCCGGGCTCCTCGCCGCGGAGGGACACGACGTGCGGGTCGTCGACCGGCGTCGGGGAGCGGCCCGGCGGCTGCCCGAGAGCCCCCGCGTCCGGTTCCACGAGGGCAACGGGTTCAGCCGCGCCGCCTTGGGAGCGGCGGGGATCGGGACGGCGGACGCGTTCGTCGCCGTCACCTCGCGGGACAGCGGCAACCTCGTCTGCGCGCGGACGGCCAGGGAGACCTACCGGGTGCCGATCGTGCTGGCCCGCGTCGAGGACCCCCGGCGCGCGGATCTCTTCCACGAGCTGGGGATCCCCACCGTCGCCGGGGTGCGCTGGACCGTGCACCGGTTCCACCAGCTGCTGCTTCACCGCCATCTGACCCCGGAGCGGGGTTTCGGGAACGGGGAGACGCTGCTCGTCCGCGCCGAGCTGCCCGGCTATCTCACCGGGCGGCGGCTGACGGCGTTCGACGTCGACGGGGAGATCCGCGTCGTGGAGGTCACCCGGGCGGGCCGTTCCCTGATCCCCGCGCACGGGACGGCCGCACAGCCGGGCGACGTGGTGACGTTCGCCGTCGCCGCCACGGCGCTGAACCGGCTGAGCGGTTTCCTGGGGAAGGAGCTGGGCACGTGAAGGTGATCATCGCCGGAGCGGGACGGCTGGGCGCGCACATCGCCCGCGTCCTCACCGCCGCGCGCAACGAGGTGACGCTCGTCGACGCGGACGACGAGCGGGTGGCGGAGCTGGCGGGACGCATGCCGGGCGTGCGGCTCCTGGCGGGGGACGCCTGCGAGCCGGCCCTGCTGGAGCACGCCGGAGCCCTGACGGCCGACCTCGTCATCGCCACGACCGGCGCGGACGAGGACAACCTCGTCGTGGGCCTGCTCGCCAAGCGCCGGTTCGCGGTGCCCCGCGTGGCGGCCCGGGTCAACGACGACGACAACGCCTGGCTGTTCGACGAACGCTGGGGGGTGGACGTCGCGGTGCCCGCCGACACCCCGCTGATCTCCCTCATCGAGGAGGCCACCGGGGCCGCCGACACCGTGGCCCTGCTGCGGCTCGGCAAGGCCGGGGTGGACATCATCGAGACGGCCCTCACGGCGCGGTCCCGGGCGGTGGGCCGTCCTCTGGGCGAGGTCCCGCTGCCCGAGGGGACGGTCGTGGCCACGATCGTCCGGGACGGGCGGCCGACGGTGCCGGGGCCGACGGTCCGGCTGCGGGCCGGGGACGAGGTCCTGCTCGTCTCGCACGCGGCGACGGAGGAGGAGATCCACGCCGCCTTCCAGTGAGCCCGCGCCGGTCGGCCCGCGCCGGGGCGGGCCCGTCAGGCGTCCGGCCGGGCGGTGATGTGGCCGGTGACGGAGACGACGCCGTCCACGCTCAGGCACAGCCGTTCGATCACCGGGATCAGGGCGCGGTTCCCGACGGAGCCGCCGAGGACGACCCGGCCCTCGCGGACCTCGGCGGTCACCTCTGACGCGGCGTCCCCGAGCGTCCCCCGCAGGACGTCGCCGACGATCTCGTCGCGGACGGCGTCGTCGCGGCGCAGGTAGACGCGCAGCAGGTCGCCCCGGCTGACGACGCCCCGCAGCCGGTCGGCCTCGTCCACCACGGGCAGCCGCTTGACGCCGTGGGCGGCCATGAGGCGGGCGGCCTCGGCCGCCGTCCACTCCGGGCGGGCACAGACCGCCGGGGCGGACATCACCTCCTCCGCCCTGGCGCCCTCGGTCTCGGCGCGCTCCCACTCCTCCCGGTGGACCACCGGGACGGGGCTCGACCGGTCGGCGTCGGCGGCGGCCTTGCGCAGCAGGTCCGCCTCGGAGACCACGCCCATGGGGCGGTCGAGGTCGTCGACGACGGGCACGGCGGTGACCTCGTTCTCCGCGAGCAGCCGGACGATCTCCTTGAACGGCAGGTCCCGCGCCGCCCGCACGACGTCCCGGGTCATGAGCTCTGCGACCGTACGGTGGTGCATCTCGCCTCTTTCGTTCGTGGTGGGGACCGTCGTTCCTGGATCCGGTGGGCCGGGTGGGTCGCGGCGGCGGGGCGGCCCGGCGCGTGCGCCCTACCGGCATTGTCGGAAAGGGACGGGGATCACGCGCGCTCAGACCGGCGATCGGCAGACGCGGGCCCCTCGCCGGGCCCCTCTACACTGACCCTGGGGTGGAGTCTCGACTCCTCGGCGTGCCGGTTCCTCCGGCCGCGCGGTGGCCGCTGTCGCGGTGGCCGCCGTCGCAGTGGTTGCCGTCGGCGGGCCCGTGGCCCGGCCGCCCCGACGTGTAGAACTGACTGGGAAGGGTGTGTCGGCGTGACGCGCTATGGGTCTCCGCTCCCGGAGAAGCCCTCACTCGACGGACTGGAAGCGAAGTGGTCGAGTTTCTGGAGCGAGGCGGAGGTATACCGCTTCGACCGTCCGGGCAGCCGTGACGCCGTCTTCTCCATCGACACCCCGCCGCCCACGGTCAGCGGTTCGCTGCACGTCGGGCACGTGTTCTCGTACACGCACACGGACATCGTCGCGCGCTTCCAGCGCATGCGCGGCAAGCACGTCTTCTACCCGATGGGGTGGGACGACAACGGGCTGCCGACCGAGCGCCGGGTGCAGAACTACTACGGCGTGCGCTGCGACCCCTCGCTGCCCTACGACGCCGACTTCACGCCGCCGACGCCGGTGTCCGAGCGGACGGGCAAGGACAAGAAGGCCCCCGCGGTCAGCATCTCCCGGCAGAACTTCGTGGAGCTGTGCGAGAAGCTGACGACGGAGGACGAGCAGGTCTTCGAGGAGCTCTGGCGCAAGCTGGGGCTCTCGGTGGACTGGTCGACGACGTACACGACGATCGGCAAGGAGGCCCAGCGGGTCTCCCAGGCGGCCTTCCTGCGGCTGCTGGCCCACGGCGAGGCCTACCAGGCCGAGGCGCCCACGATGTGGGACGTCTCGTTCCAGACCGCCGTCGCCAACGCCGAGGTCGTCGACAAGGAGGTCGCGGGCGCCTACCACCGCATCGCGTTCAAGCACGGTACGGAGGACGTCTGCATCGAGACGACGCGCCCGGAGCTGCTCCCGGCCTGTGTCGCGCTGGTGGCGCACCCGGACGACGAGCGGTACCAGCCGCTGTTCGGCCAGGAGGTCGTCTCGCCGCTCTTCGGCGTCCGGGTGCCGGTCGTGGCACACGAGGCGGCCGACCCGGAGAAGGGCAGCGGCATCGCCATGATCTGCACCTTCGGCGACATGACGGACGTCATGTGGTGGCGGGAGTTCCGGCTGCCGAGCCGGACGGTCGTGGGCCGCAACGGGCGGCTGCTGCCGGTCGACTTCCAGGCGCTGCCGACGCAGGACGCCGAGCGGGCCCAGGGCGTCTACGAGAAGCTCGTGGGCAAGACCGTGCACACCGCGCGGGAGCTGCTGGTCGAGGAGCTGCGCCAGGACGGCAGTCTGATCGGGGAGCTGCGGCCCACCACGCGGGCGGTGAAGTTCTTCGAGAAGGGCGACAAGCCCCTGGAGATCGTCAGCAGCCGGCAGTGGTTCATCAAGACGGTGGAACACCGCGAGGCGCTGCTGGCGCGCGGTGACGAGATCGCGTGGCACCCGCCGCACATGCAGTCGCGATACAGCGACTGGGTGAAGGGCGTCAACATCGACTGGCTCGTCAGCCGTCAGCGTTTCTTCGGGGTGCCGTTCCCCGTCTGGTACGCGCTGGACGCGGCCGGTGAGCCGGACCGGGGCGAGCCGATCGTGCCGGACGAGTCGATGCTGCCCGTCGACCCGTCCAGCGACTGCCCGCCCGGGTACACCGAGGACCAGCGCGACAAGCCGAACGGCTTCATGGGCGAGCCGGACGTCATGGACACCTGGGCGACGTCCTCGCTGAGCCCGCAGCTCGCCTGCGGCTGGCTCGCGGACCCGGAGCTGTTCGCGCAGGTCTACCCGATGGACCTGCGTCCGCAGGCGCACGACATCATCCGGACGTGGCTGTTCACCACCGTGGTCCGCTCCCACCTGGAGGCGGGCACCACGCCGTGGAGGCACGCCGCGCTCTCCGGCTGGATCCTCGACCCCGACCGCAAGAAGATGTCGAAGTCGCAGGGCAACGTCGTCACGCCGGGGCACCTGCTCGACGAGTACGGCGCGGACGCCGTCCGCTACTGGGCGGCCAGCGGCCGTCCCGGGACGGACACGGCGTTCGACCCGCAGCAGATGAAGATCGGCCGGCGGCTGGCCATGAAGCTGCTCAACGCGAGCCGCTTCGTGCTGTCGCTGCCCGCCCCGGGTCCGGACGCGGCGACGACGGACCCGCTGGACCGCGCGCTGCTGGCCAAGCTCGCCCAGGCGGTGGAGGACGCCACGGCCGCCCTCGAGGGCTTCGACTACACCTCGGCGCTGGACGGGATCGAGCGGTTCTTCTGGTTCTTCTGCGACAACTACCTGGAGCTCGTCAAGGAGCGCGCCTACGGCAAGGGTGACGTGGCGGGTGCCGAGTCGGCCCGCGTCACGCTGCGGCGCGCGCTGGACGTCGTGACCCGGCTGCTGGCGCCCGTCCTGCCCTACACGGCGGAGGAGACGTGGTCGTGGACGCATGACGCCACCGTCCACCTCGCCGCCTGGCCGACGGTCGCCGAGCTCGGCCCGGGCGCCGGGGAGGGGCGGCCGGAGCTGGCCGACGTCGCCGCGTCGGCGATCGCCGTCGTCCGCAAGGCCAAGTCGACCGCCAAGGTGTCGATGCGGGCGGAGGTCGCGCGGCTCGTCGTCCGGGCGCCGGACGCGGTGCTGGCGGACGTCCGGCTGGTGAGCGAGGACCTCAAGGCGGCCGGCAAGGTCGCCGAATTCGAGTTCCGGGCCGACGAGGACAGTGAGCTGGCGGTCGAGGTGGAGCTCTCGGAGCGCCCCGAGGCCTGACCCCCCCGGGGTCGTCCGGCGGTGTCGACGGCGGAGTGCCGGTGCCCCTGCGGCGCCGGGGCTCCGCCGTTCGTCGTCGGGCCCCGCACCGAAGGCCCGGGGCGCGCTCAGCGGCGGGAGTTCCTGCGCTGGTCCTCGGCGGGGAGGAACGCGTCCGGGTTGACGTAGCGGACCCGGCGCAGCCACAGGGTGCCGCCTCCGACGGTCGCGCCGGCGAAGCCCGCCAGCGTCAGCAGGAGGAGGAGCGGGCGCAGGACGTCGACGTCCACGTGGCGGTATCCGGCCCAGCTCGCGACGCAGACGACGGTGCCCGCGAGGAAGAGGGCGAGGGAGCGCCAGGACATCCAGGTCCGCAGGGCCTCCACCGGGTCCCCCGACACCCACAGGACCTGTGAGCGGCCGGTGCGCACGGAACCGCGCAGGTGGCCCAGGGCGTTGTCCGGCTCGCCGTCCGAGGTGAGTTCGAGGTACTCCCACAGGTCGGCCAGTGCCTCGTAGGCCTGCTGGTCGTCGTAGGCGAGCGCGTCGAGGTCGACCTCCTCGCCGCCGGCCGCCATGTGCTCCTCGGCGCGGCGCCGGAACTCCGTGTTGACGACGGCCGTCGGTACGGGGACCTCCCCGCCGAGGACGCGCCCCAACTCCCGGCAGAACGAGGCGATGACCGGTTTGCGCACCCGCGCGTGGACGTCCCGCCGCAGGTCCGCCATGCCGCTCTCCCCGTAGGAGAGGTAATCGCGCAGCACCACGGTGAGGGCGTGGTAGGTGGGTTCGGGGGCGGGGTCGGGCTGCTCGGTCACGGCGTCGTCCTTCTGTCGGTCCGCCCCCGGGCAGGGCGCTGCGTCGGCGAGTCGTGCCAGTGTATAGACGCGGCGCTCCGCCGCCCGTCCGTCCCGAAGTCGGCTGATAGTCTGGGCGCTTACCGCCTATGTATAGACACAGTCGTCCGGTGAGGGGGCCCGCCGACCGGTGGACAAGAAGCTGATCGTGGTCGGTGTCCTGCTGCTCGCGTTCCTCTTCAGCGGGGGCGGCATCCTCGTCGTGGGGATCGGGATCGTCGCGGGGATGGCCGGATCGGTCAACGCGTTCTGGGACGAGGACGCGCAGGACGAGGAGACCGGGCCCCTCCCTCCCGGCACGGTCTGCGACCCCGGCGGGGAGAGCATCGCCGAGTACGTCCCCGGATACGGCTACTACGTGGTCACCCCCGAACAGATGGGGTACGCCGCCACGATCGTCCACGTCGGCGAGGAGAAGGACGTACCGGAGAAGGGCCTCGTCGTCGCCATCATGACGGCCCTCCAGGAGAGCAAGCTGGACAACCTGGACTACGGCGACCGCGACAGCCTCGGCCTCTTCCAGCAGCGCCCCTCGATGGGCTGGGGTTCGGAGGCCCAGGTCACCGACCCCGCCTACGCCGCCGGTGCCTTCTTCGGCGGGCCCGAACCGCCCAGCCCGCCCGGCCTGTTGGACACCCCCGGCTGGGAGCAGATGGCGCACGGCGACGCGGCGCAGGCCGTGCAGCTGTCCGGGTTCCCCCGGGCGTACGACAAGTGGCAGAGCATATCCGGCAAGATCGTCGGCCGTGCCCAGGACATCGAGTGCGACGGGGTGGGCGTCGGCGGGGACGTGGGGAAGGTCATCCAGGCCGCCAGGAGCCAGCTCGGGGTCCAGTACTGCTGGGGTGGCGGCGACGCGAACGGCCCGACGTACACGCCGGACTGCCCGCCCGGCGTCACGGAGGGGTTCGACTGCTCCGGCCTGACGTTGTACGCCTACGCCCAGGTGGGCATCACGCTCGGCCACTACACCGGCCTCCAGTGGAACGCCGGGAAGCGCGTGCGGACCTACGAGGACCTGCGGCCGGGCGACCTGATGTTCTACCGGAACAAGGGCACCGACTACATCCACCATGTGAGCATGTACCTGGGTGATGACCAGATGATCCACGCGCCGCGCACGGGCAAGCCGGTGGAGATCGTGTCCGACGTCAGCGAGAGCTTCTACATGGCCACCTTCATCGGCGGCTCGCGCCTCATCGAGGACGGCGGCGACACCGCGGAGGCGTCCGTCCGGCCCGGGGCGGCGACACCCGGGCCCGGCGGGGACGGCGCGCCCGTCCTCGCGGACCCCGTCCCGTGGGCGGCCCCGCGCGGTGAGCGGGCCGTGGCGCGGGCCCGGAGGTCGGCATGAACGCGCCCGGTGTGAGGCGGCGCCGCGTCGCCCGGCACCCGCTGGCTGGCGCCTGGGCGGTCGGCGCGCTGTGCTGCGCGCTGGTGCTGGCCGGCTGTTCCCAGGACGGCGGGGCGGCCCCCGGGCCCGCACCGTCCACCGGGCAGGACGCCTCCGGAGCACCCGGGCCGA contains the following coding sequences:
- a CDS encoding cation-translocating P-type ATPase, which codes for MRTGTGRRAPGGGRDDPPQPAAPPASGPDGRVRAVVPGEVFAVLGTSRRGLSAEQARDRLARYGANVLPRSRRRAGWRRLAAQFTDLFAVVLIVASGITFLVYALEPGHDAGTFQLAVAILGVVVLNAVIGSVQEYSAERTSEALEAMVPHACRVLRDGERLEVPARELVPGDVVVLEAGDALSADCRVVEAHELTVNNAPLTGESDPVGRTADPVAPGPGLEARNCVFTGTDVVAGSGRAVVFATGAATEFGRIYRLAAAAPRQRTPLQRQVASMARRVAGAALAIGALMFAVRLPTGESVVSLFVFALGVMVALVPEGLPATLSVSLVIGVRRMARRHALVKRLLAVEALGSTTVVCTDKTGTLTQAEMTVTRVWVGGEPYAVGGVGYVPRGEVPDVPAVRELLRVAALCCDARLVAPGGPGPGGRPRVLGDTTEGALLVAAAKAGLDVDAEEGAAPRVTEFPFDPRRKLMSTVQAGATGYQVCVKGAPVELLARCTEAEWEGRRGPLTTRDRAAVVAAGDGLARQGLRVLAVARRATRGPRPAREDAESGLTLLGLVGMLDPPRPEVTEAVSACRRAGVRIVMVTGDHPLTAEAVARRVGIVRGPDPVVVTGARLDALDDAGLAALLAEPAELLLCRVAPEHKTRVVTAFQRRGDVVAVTGDGANDAPALKHADIGVAMGATGTDVARQASSMVLLDDSFASIAAAVRLGRSVYQNIRRFLIYVFSSNVGELGPILAATFAGFPLVPVSAVQILAIDLGSDVLPASALGAERPEPDVMDRPPRSPRERLFSRAVVGRILFLGGIQALGVCAVFFWHVQASGVPYGDFTEDHPVYREAVTLAQGGIVLSQFFVALAVRTDRESVLRAGLLSNPALLAAGGLGVALMVAISYAPPLQAVFNTAPLDAADWAVLAGLGSLPLLADECRKGWLRRRAGRRERRERRERRERREGVPL
- a CDS encoding potassium channel family protein, translated to MKVIIVGCGQVGRALAGLLAAEGHDVRVVDRRRGAARRLPESPRVRFHEGNGFSRAALGAAGIGTADAFVAVTSRDSGNLVCARTARETYRVPIVLARVEDPRRADLFHELGIPTVAGVRWTVHRFHQLLLHRHLTPERGFGNGETLLVRAELPGYLTGRRLTAFDVDGEIRVVEVTRAGRSLIPAHGTAAQPGDVVTFAVAATALNRLSGFLGKELGT
- a CDS encoding potassium channel family protein; this translates as MKVIIAGAGRLGAHIARVLTAARNEVTLVDADDERVAELAGRMPGVRLLAGDACEPALLEHAGALTADLVIATTGADEDNLVVGLLAKRRFAVPRVAARVNDDDNAWLFDERWGVDVAVPADTPLISLIEEATGAADTVALLRLGKAGVDIIETALTARSRAVGRPLGEVPLPEGTVVATIVRDGRPTVPGPTVRLRAGDEVLLVSHAATEEEIHAAFQ
- a CDS encoding CBS domain-containing protein, whose product is MHHRTVAELMTRDVVRAARDLPFKEIVRLLAENEVTAVPVVDDLDRPMGVVSEADLLRKAAADADRSSPVPVVHREEWERAETEGARAEEVMSAPAVCARPEWTAAEAARLMAAHGVKRLPVVDEADRLRGVVSRGDLLRVYLRRDDAVRDEIVGDVLRGTLGDAASEVTAEVREGRVVLGGSVGNRALIPVIERLCLSVDGVVSVTGHITARPDA
- the valS gene encoding valine--tRNA ligase gives rise to the protein MTRYGSPLPEKPSLDGLEAKWSSFWSEAEVYRFDRPGSRDAVFSIDTPPPTVSGSLHVGHVFSYTHTDIVARFQRMRGKHVFYPMGWDDNGLPTERRVQNYYGVRCDPSLPYDADFTPPTPVSERTGKDKKAPAVSISRQNFVELCEKLTTEDEQVFEELWRKLGLSVDWSTTYTTIGKEAQRVSQAAFLRLLAHGEAYQAEAPTMWDVSFQTAVANAEVVDKEVAGAYHRIAFKHGTEDVCIETTRPELLPACVALVAHPDDERYQPLFGQEVVSPLFGVRVPVVAHEAADPEKGSGIAMICTFGDMTDVMWWREFRLPSRTVVGRNGRLLPVDFQALPTQDAERAQGVYEKLVGKTVHTARELLVEELRQDGSLIGELRPTTRAVKFFEKGDKPLEIVSSRQWFIKTVEHREALLARGDEIAWHPPHMQSRYSDWVKGVNIDWLVSRQRFFGVPFPVWYALDAAGEPDRGEPIVPDESMLPVDPSSDCPPGYTEDQRDKPNGFMGEPDVMDTWATSSLSPQLACGWLADPELFAQVYPMDLRPQAHDIIRTWLFTTVVRSHLEAGTTPWRHAALSGWILDPDRKKMSKSQGNVVTPGHLLDEYGADAVRYWAASGRPGTDTAFDPQQMKIGRRLAMKLLNASRFVLSLPAPGPDAATTDPLDRALLAKLAQAVEDATAALEGFDYTSALDGIERFFWFFCDNYLELVKERAYGKGDVAGAESARVTLRRALDVVTRLLAPVLPYTAEETWSWTHDATVHLAAWPTVAELGPGAGEGRPELADVAASAIAVVRKAKSTAKVSMRAEVARLVVRAPDAVLADVRLVSEDLKAAGKVAEFEFRADEDSELAVEVELSERPEA
- a CDS encoding C40 family peptidase codes for the protein MDKKLIVVGVLLLAFLFSGGGILVVGIGIVAGMAGSVNAFWDEDAQDEETGPLPPGTVCDPGGESIAEYVPGYGYYVVTPEQMGYAATIVHVGEEKDVPEKGLVVAIMTALQESKLDNLDYGDRDSLGLFQQRPSMGWGSEAQVTDPAYAAGAFFGGPEPPSPPGLLDTPGWEQMAHGDAAQAVQLSGFPRAYDKWQSISGKIVGRAQDIECDGVGVGGDVGKVIQAARSQLGVQYCWGGGDANGPTYTPDCPPGVTEGFDCSGLTLYAYAQVGITLGHYTGLQWNAGKRVRTYEDLRPGDLMFYRNKGTDYIHHVSMYLGDDQMIHAPRTGKPVEIVSDVSESFYMATFIGGSRLIEDGGDTAEASVRPGAATPGPGGDGAPVLADPVPWAAPRGERAVARARRSA